Proteins found in one Lepeophtheirus salmonis chromosome 9, UVic_Lsal_1.4, whole genome shotgun sequence genomic segment:
- the LOC121124600 gene encoding beta-galactoside alpha-2,6-sialyltransferase 2-like: MNFRRYFLILFLLVLTNLFITWCTFWQTISKLEDSKDIYNSGSTLPINSNDIKSKLVVKDSEEVSEEMRRIKAFEKKVISNMNKTVMDNGKKILAGKFENEFKVNFNGGRVGALLDISQSPSELLCDMKKKVKLHIFKKGDPFFRTKQLDQFFRSSPFLSNKTYNSCAVVTNSGSLINSGLGTFIDSHDLIIRFNDGPTSGFEKDVGSKTSLRVVNSQIIFKPEFGFLGPKSLYSSSAVLVWDPTSYTANVSEWYSHPDQPFFENFFAKRRMKPEEPLYLLHPGSLWSIWDWLQSHSKWPMVPHPTTSGFLGLAIAIQHCRIVRSFEYIPSLRYGNRCHYYGTQIYPGDPCTYGAWHPVSTEKLMALALNIGKKKEIYSDGFLTITGFAGLKC, translated from the coding sequence ATGAATTTCCgtcgatattttttaattctcttcCTCTTGGTCTTAACCAATCTCTTCATTACCTGGTGTACTTTCTGGCAAACAATCTCCAAATTAGAGGACTCTAAAGACATTTATAATTCAGGATCCACTCTTCCAATAAATTctaatgatataaaaagtaaacttGTAGTGAAGGATAGTGAAGAAGTGTCTGAGGAAATGAGGCGGATCAAAGCCTTTGAAAAGAAAGTTATCTCCAATATGAATAAAACCGTTATGGATAATGGAAAGAAGATCCTTGctggaaaatttgaaaatgaatttaaagtcAACTTCAATGGTGGTCGGGTGGGAGCATTGCTAGACATCAGCCAGTCCCCATCAGAGCTTCTCtgtgatatgaaaaaaaaagtcaagttgcatatctttaaaaaaggtgaTCCTTTTTTTAGAACTAAGCAATTAGATCAATTCTTCAGGTCCAGTCCTTTTCTTAGTAACAAAACATACAACAGCTGTGCTGTAGTGACAAATTCTGGTTCTTTGATTAACTCTGGACTTGGAACCTTCATTGACAGCCATGATTTAATAATACGCTTTAACGATGGTCCTACATCTGGATTCGAAAAAGACGTAGGTTCGAAAACTTCTCTTCGTGTCGTCAATagccaaattatatttaagccCGAATTCGGGTTTCTGGGTCCTAAAAGCCTATATTCCTCCTCTGCAGTACTCGTTTGGGACCCAACTAGTTATACGGCTAATGTTTCAGAGTGGTACTCACATCCAGATCAGcctttttttgagaatttttttgcaaagcgACGCATGAAACCAGAGGAACCTTTGTATCTTTTACATCCAGGAAGTCTATGGTCCATTTGGGACTGGCTACAATCTCATTCAAAATGGCCGATGGTTCCACATCCAACGACTTCTGGCTTTTTGGGATTAGCTATTGCAATCCAACATTGCAGAATTGTTaggagttttgaatatattccaTCGCTTCGCTATGGTAATAGATGCCATTACTATGGAACTCAAATATATCCTGGTGACCCATGTACCTACGGAGCCTGGCATCCTGTTTCTACTGAAAAGTTAATGGCGTTGGCTCTCAACattggaaaaaagaaagaaatttactCAGATGGGTTTTTAACTATTACAGGATTTGCAGGGCTTAAATGTTAA